A stretch of the Capra hircus breed San Clemente chromosome 10, ASM170441v1, whole genome shotgun sequence genome encodes the following:
- the CTXN2 gene encoding cortexin-2, translated as MSSTYCGNTSAKMSVNEVSAFSLTLEQKTGFAFVGILCIFLGLLIIRCFKILLDPYSSMPSSTWEDEVEEFDKGTFEYALA; from the coding sequence ATGAGTAGTACCTACTGTGGCAACACTTCTGCTAAGATGAGTGTCAACGAAGTGTCAGCTTTCTCATTGACTCTGGAGCAGAAAACTGGCTTTGCTTTTGTTGGGATTTTGTGTATCTTCTTGGGACTTCTTATTATCAGATGCTTCAAAATCCTGTTAGACCCATATAGTAGCATGCCTTCCTCTACATGGGAAGATGAAGTAGAAGAGTTTGATAAAGGGACATTTGAATATGCACTTGCCTGA